The following are from one region of the Leucoraja erinacea ecotype New England chromosome 35, Leri_hhj_1, whole genome shotgun sequence genome:
- the LOC129713385 gene encoding phytanoyl-CoA hydroxylase-interacting protein-like, translating into MELLSTPHNIKITSITCDSFKICWETDVKDRERITHYFVDLNKKENKDSNKFKHRDVPTKLVAKAVALPMTVRGHWFLSPRTEYSVAVQTAVKQSDGEYLVSDWSEVVEFCTGDYSTAHLKQLLEKAEVIAGRMLRFSLFYRNHNQEYFEYIRSHHDGVMQPYLKDSSGSHGSPVNGMLHGIFFSCNTEFNTGEPQLDSPYGRLHFQVEAEQLFNPNTNLYFADFYCMYTAYHYVILVLAPKGSAGDLFCRDRLPLLDSAHNPFLTCVQGPDGQLVYHHAQDLILELIYTQPLSLALGTLGEIGGHQLMSLSTANAKKDPSCKTCNISVGR; encoded by the exons ATGGAGCTGCTCTCCACCCCCCACAACATCAAGATCACCAGCATCACCTGCGACTCCTTCAAGATCTGCTGGGAGACTGACGTGAAGGACAGGGAGCGCATCACACACTACTTTGTGGACCTCAACAAGAAGGAGAACAAGGACTCCAACAAATTCAAGCACAGG GATGTTCCCACCAAGCTGGTGGCCAAGGCTGTGGCTCTGCCGATGACGGTCCGTGGCCACTGGTTCCTGAGCCCCCGCACTGAGTACAGCGTGGCTGTACAGACCGCTGTCAAACAGAGCGACGGGGAATACCTGGTGTCCGACTGGAGTGAGGTGGTGGAATTCTGCACTGGAG ATTATTCCACCGCCCACCTGAAGCAGTTGCTGGAGAAAGCAGAGGTGATCGCGGGTCGGATGCTGAGATTCTCTCTGTTCTATCGCAACCATAACCAGGAATACTTCGAATACATAAG GTCGCACCATGACGGAGTGATGCAGCCCTACCTGAAGGACAGCAGCGGCAGCCACGGCTCCCCGGTCAACGGGATGCTGCACGGGATCTTCTTCAGCTGCAACACCGAGTTCAACACGGGCGAGCCGCAGCTGGACTCACCCTACGGCCGGCTGCACTTCCAGGTGGAGGCCGAGCAGCTGTTCAACCCCAACACCAACCTGTACTTTGCCGACTTCTACTGCATGTACACCGCTTACCACTATGTCATCCTGGTGCTGGCACCCAAGGGCTCGGCCGGAGACCTATTCTGCCGTGACCGGCTGCCGCTACTGGACAGCGCCCACAACCCCTTCCTCACCTGCGTCCAAGGCCCAGACGGGCAGCTGGTCTACCACCACGCCCAGGACCTCATCTTGGAACTGATCTACACCCAGCCCCTCAGCCTGGCTCTGGGCACTCTGGGCGAGATCGGAGGTCACCAGCTCATGAGTCTCTCCACTGCCAATGCCAAGAAGGATCCCAGCTGCAAGACCTGCAACATCAGTGTTGGCCGTTAG